The following proteins are encoded in a genomic region of Iodidimonas sp. SYSU 1G8:
- a CDS encoding P-II family nitrogen regulator: protein MTDATFGELRLHRLKKIEIVLLAEDRLLVEDLLKTAGVGGWSMIRDVAGMGHSGFHQGKTIFNDQSGLVMFVGVAEEKIISEVARGLARLFEKRPGVTFLSDVEVMRSDYFAKSPA, encoded by the coding sequence ATGACCGACGCCACTTTCGGTGAGCTCAGGCTGCACCGGCTCAAGAAGATCGAAATCGTGCTCCTCGCCGAAGACCGCCTCCTCGTTGAAGATCTGCTCAAGACCGCTGGTGTCGGCGGGTGGAGCATGATCCGCGACGTCGCCGGTATGGGCCACAGCGGCTTTCATCAGGGCAAAACGATCTTCAATGATCAAAGCGGGCTCGTCATGTTCGTCGGGGTCGCGGAGGAAAAGATCATCTCCGAGGTCGCGCGAGGTCTCGCGCGCCTGTTCGAGAAGCGTCCGGGCGTGACATTTCTGTCCGATGTGGAGGTCATGCGCTCCGACTACTTCGCGAAGTCACCGGCGTGA